One Roseimaritima multifibrata DNA window includes the following coding sequences:
- a CDS encoding YheT family hydrolase, protein MSLLSMPSKPFRPHWLVRGGHIQTILAAVQKGPDLPYKATPIEVQLRDGDRLVMHDDRPPNWREGSPSILLIHGLCGCHTSGYMVRLAARFNGLGVRTFRLDMRGCGAAANLSTSLTHAGRSNDILDVIIEIAKRTIAGPIYAMGVSMGGNQLLRGVGRVGAGEDPLPSDVSERLQRIAAVAPPVDLQKCSNIMQRRRMRFYNWYFIRQLLQRIPPQIRQSEAFQRLNLLPRPKTLRELDARITTPLGGFRDVDDYYSSASAAPYLHQIKTPTLILTSADDPMIPITSFQHTTLADSIELAVTSRGGHVGYISRGTEQWMDDRLVEWFCPQAR, encoded by the coding sequence ATGAGCCTACTATCGATGCCTTCCAAACCGTTTCGCCCCCACTGGCTGGTTCGTGGCGGACACATCCAGACCATTTTAGCAGCGGTTCAGAAAGGTCCAGACCTTCCGTACAAAGCGACTCCGATCGAAGTCCAACTGCGCGACGGCGACCGCCTGGTCATGCACGACGACCGCCCACCTAACTGGCGAGAGGGATCGCCATCGATCCTCTTGATCCACGGCCTCTGCGGCTGCCACACATCGGGCTACATGGTCCGCCTTGCCGCCCGCTTTAACGGACTAGGGGTCCGCACATTTCGGCTGGACATGCGAGGCTGCGGAGCCGCCGCGAACCTTTCGACATCGCTCACCCACGCCGGACGAAGCAATGACATCCTGGATGTCATTATCGAAATCGCCAAACGGACCATCGCAGGCCCCATCTACGCGATGGGCGTTTCGATGGGCGGAAACCAATTGCTCCGCGGAGTCGGCCGCGTGGGCGCCGGCGAGGACCCGCTCCCGTCCGACGTCTCCGAACGACTGCAACGGATCGCCGCCGTCGCACCTCCGGTTGATTTACAAAAATGCAGCAACATCATGCAACGGCGGCGAATGCGTTTCTACAACTGGTACTTCATCCGCCAGCTACTGCAACGCATCCCCCCACAGATCCGGCAAAGCGAAGCGTTTCAACGCCTCAACCTGTTGCCGCGTCCCAAAACACTGCGGGAACTGGATGCTCGAATCACAACCCCACTGGGCGGTTTCCGAGACGTCGATGATTACTACTCCTCCGCATCAGCCGCTCCGTACCTGCACCAAATCAAAACGCCGACGTTGATCCTAACCAGCGCCGACGATCCCATGATCCCGATCACTTCATTCCAGCATACGACGCTGGCCGATTCCATCGAATTGGCGGTCACCTCACGAGGCGGACACGTCGGTTACATCTCCCGAGGGACGGAACAGTGGATGGACGATCGGCTGGTGGAATGGTTTTGCCCACAGGCGAGATAA
- the mqnC gene encoding cyclic dehypoxanthinyl futalosine synthase — MPTAIQPILDKVLDGQRLNEADALQLLQSSDLTAIGTAADKVSRRMHPSPVRTYNVDRNINYTNICTAVCDFCAFYRGPKSDEGYVLPREELLAKVEETVALGGNQLLLQGGLHPKYKLEWYEELLQDIKTRFPQINVHGFSPPELHHFTKMNNLPIKTVLERLKAAGLGSIPGGGAEILVDRVRDEITRGKVNTDDWLNVMRVWHQLGGISTCTMMFGHVETLAERVEHLRRLRELQDETNGFTAFICWTFQPDNTQMADVQPAGSFEYLKTQAVARLYLDNIPNIQSSWVTQGLKIGQLAMLFGANDMGSLMIEENVVAEAGTVHFLTLTQIREAIEELGFQPRQRDVFYNHVDIELEEKAIAASQAPAKLVELTP; from the coding sequence ATGCCAACTGCCATTCAACCCATCCTCGACAAAGTCCTCGACGGCCAACGGTTAAACGAAGCCGATGCCCTGCAGTTGCTGCAGAGCAGCGACCTGACGGCGATCGGAACCGCAGCCGACAAGGTGTCGCGACGGATGCACCCATCTCCGGTTCGCACCTACAACGTCGACCGGAACATTAACTACACCAACATCTGTACCGCCGTCTGCGATTTCTGCGCCTTCTACCGAGGCCCCAAGAGTGACGAAGGGTACGTCCTGCCACGCGAAGAACTGCTGGCCAAAGTCGAAGAAACGGTAGCGTTGGGCGGCAATCAACTGCTCCTCCAAGGAGGCCTACACCCCAAATACAAACTGGAATGGTACGAGGAACTACTGCAGGACATCAAAACACGATTTCCGCAGATCAACGTTCATGGGTTCAGCCCACCTGAACTGCATCACTTCACCAAGATGAACAACCTGCCGATCAAAACCGTTCTGGAACGCCTGAAGGCGGCCGGGCTGGGAAGCATTCCCGGCGGCGGCGCGGAGATCCTTGTCGACCGCGTTCGAGACGAAATCACGCGTGGGAAAGTCAACACCGACGATTGGTTGAACGTGATGCGAGTCTGGCATCAGCTTGGCGGGATCAGCACTTGCACGATGATGTTTGGACATGTCGAAACGCTGGCCGAACGAGTCGAACACCTGCGGCGTCTGCGCGAACTTCAAGACGAAACCAATGGCTTCACGGCGTTCATCTGCTGGACGTTCCAGCCCGACAACACCCAAATGGCCGACGTCCAGCCGGCCGGGTCTTTTGAATACCTCAAGACCCAAGCGGTAGCACGACTGTACCTGGACAACATCCCCAATATCCAAAGCAGTTGGGTCACCCAAGGGTTAAAGATTGGGCAACTGGCGATGCTGTTCGGTGCAAACGATATGGGAAGCCTGATGATCGAAGAGAACGTTGTCGCCGAAGCGGGGACGGTCCACTTCTTGACGCTTACTCAAATCCGCGAAGCGATCGAAGAACTCGGTTTCCAACCAAGGCAGCGCGACGTTTTCTACAACCACGTCGACATCGAACTGGAAGAGAAAGCGATCGCCGCCAGCCAAGCCCCTGCGAAGCTGGTCGAACTGACGCCGTAG
- a CDS encoding HAD-IIB family hydrolase: protein MQNVARRPAVLATDLDGTLIPLDQDPQQRRDLQILADLLHAETVGLVFVTGRHFASVESAFLEFGLPQPEWVLCDVGTSIYARQGDSNYELLTAYAQHLAGLVGEKDVDWIGALLQKVSGLRMQESEKQGPYKLSFYCNAAAVGEKVRQIEMVAEANDAPYSVVGSIDPFTHDGLIDLLPRGVSKAYALKFWAEQQKVDPGAILFAGDSGNDLAALTAGYRAILVRNAAADVVESVQQALSDKGQQDSFFHATEPATSGVLQGVRNYLSPFSDSPKA from the coding sequence GTGCAGAATGTTGCCCGCCGTCCCGCAGTCTTGGCGACCGATTTGGATGGGACGCTGATCCCACTGGATCAGGACCCGCAACAGCGGCGGGATCTGCAAATACTTGCCGATCTACTGCATGCCGAAACCGTCGGCTTAGTCTTTGTCACGGGCCGGCATTTTGCATCCGTCGAATCCGCGTTTCTCGAATTCGGGCTGCCGCAGCCCGAGTGGGTGCTGTGCGATGTGGGGACTTCGATCTATGCCCGCCAAGGAGATTCCAATTACGAATTATTGACAGCATACGCCCAGCATCTGGCTGGCCTGGTCGGGGAGAAGGATGTCGACTGGATAGGGGCTCTGCTGCAAAAGGTTTCCGGATTGCGGATGCAGGAGAGCGAGAAGCAGGGGCCGTATAAGCTCAGTTTTTATTGCAACGCTGCCGCGGTGGGCGAAAAGGTCCGGCAGATCGAAATGGTTGCCGAGGCAAACGATGCCCCCTATTCGGTGGTCGGGAGTATCGATCCGTTTACCCATGATGGCCTGATCGATTTGCTGCCGCGTGGAGTTTCCAAGGCTTACGCGCTGAAGTTTTGGGCGGAGCAGCAGAAGGTGGATCCCGGGGCAATCCTGTTTGCAGGTGATTCCGGAAACGATCTGGCTGCCCTGACCGCAGGTTATCGAGCCATTTTGGTGCGGAACGCCGCGGCGGATGTCGTCGAATCCGTTCAGCAAGCATTGTCGGACAAAGGCCAACAGGACTCCTTTTTTCACGCGACCGAACCGGCGACCAGTGGAGTCCTTCAAGGCGTGCGGAATTATCTCTCGCCATTTTCGGATTCCCCAAAAGCCTAA
- a CDS encoding lysophospholipid acyltransferase family protein, whose product MLAPLQGWLSMRRRMQHLLEYVVVRLLIAVVQTLPEDRANRCCHGAAWLLSDVFNVRGKTVEANLERVFPDQGDLRRVEMRRAMWHHLLLMICEIAWAPRRLHRSNWKQHIHFPAGDACLRPMLSSRPAVVVSGHFGNFEMGGYVNGLIGISTLTIARKLDNPHLHRYITRFRAAKGQRLIDKNGCAPEIDRHLAQGGILTLLADQHGGERGCWVDFLGHPASCHKGLALFSLTSKAPMMVGYTQRYDGPMRFIQGATGFLDPLSDDPAAGGVRPMTAWYNDRLAEVVLKCPEQYWWLHRRWRPKPKRVRPAKPVAPAKAA is encoded by the coding sequence TTGCTTGCTCCCCTCCAAGGATGGTTGTCGATGCGTCGCCGGATGCAGCATTTACTGGAATATGTAGTGGTTCGCCTGCTAATTGCAGTCGTCCAGACATTGCCTGAAGATCGCGCGAACCGCTGCTGCCATGGTGCCGCCTGGCTGCTAAGCGACGTCTTTAACGTGCGAGGAAAGACGGTCGAGGCGAATTTGGAACGCGTTTTCCCCGACCAGGGGGATCTCAGGCGGGTCGAGATGCGGCGGGCGATGTGGCACCATCTGCTGTTGATGATCTGCGAAATCGCTTGGGCACCGCGAAGATTGCACCGCAGCAACTGGAAACAGCACATTCATTTTCCAGCGGGAGACGCCTGTTTACGCCCCATGCTCAGTTCGCGTCCCGCGGTGGTCGTTTCCGGTCATTTCGGGAATTTTGAAATGGGCGGGTATGTCAACGGTTTGATCGGGATTTCAACGCTGACGATCGCTCGGAAGCTCGATAACCCCCACTTACATCGATACATCACCCGTTTTCGAGCCGCCAAAGGGCAGCGGCTGATCGATAAGAACGGGTGTGCACCTGAAATTGATCGCCATTTAGCCCAGGGCGGGATTCTGACTTTGCTAGCCGATCAGCACGGAGGCGAACGAGGTTGTTGGGTCGATTTCCTGGGGCATCCAGCTTCCTGCCATAAAGGGCTAGCCCTTTTTTCGCTGACTTCAAAAGCCCCCATGATGGTCGGCTATACGCAGCGATACGACGGGCCCATGCGATTCATCCAAGGAGCTACCGGGTTTCTGGACCCACTGTCGGACGATCCCGCAGCAGGCGGAGTCCGCCCGATGACGGCTTGGTACAACGACCGTCTAGCCGAAGTCGTGTTGAAGTGCCCCGAGCAATATTGGTGGCTTCACCGACGCTGGCGTCCAAAACCCAAAAGAGTTCGCCCAGCCAAACCGGTCGCCCCCGCAAAGGCCGCCTAG
- a CDS encoding sugar phosphate nucleotidyltransferase: MAGEVAVVLAAGKGTRMQSDLPKVLCPVCDRPMIHFVLDALSAAGITDQIVVVGHRADDVQAELNGRSESIQFVLQEQQLGTGHAVQVCRSLLADHKGPVIVVAGDSPLLQASSLEKLLTHFRNTRPGLLLGTLKKDDPQGLGRIVRNAQGDFTGIVEEKDASEEQRAITEVNMSTYLFDGPALLKALDQLQNNNAQGEFYLTDTVALLRQAGHTVEALPVLQECESLSINNRSELQLVDTTMRAMGYSSNA; encoded by the coding sequence ATGGCTGGAGAAGTCGCAGTGGTTTTGGCCGCTGGCAAAGGGACCCGCATGCAAAGCGACCTCCCCAAGGTCCTCTGCCCGGTGTGTGATCGACCGATGATCCACTTTGTCTTAGATGCTTTGTCAGCTGCAGGGATTACCGACCAAATCGTCGTCGTGGGCCACCGAGCCGACGATGTTCAAGCCGAACTAAACGGACGCTCCGAATCGATCCAGTTTGTGCTCCAAGAGCAACAACTGGGGACCGGGCATGCCGTTCAAGTCTGCCGCTCATTGCTAGCAGACCACAAGGGACCGGTCATCGTGGTCGCTGGAGATTCGCCGTTGCTGCAGGCGTCCAGCCTGGAAAAACTGCTTACTCATTTCCGCAACACACGACCTGGGCTCCTGCTGGGGACGCTTAAAAAAGACGATCCACAAGGCCTTGGTCGAATCGTCAGGAATGCCCAAGGAGACTTCACGGGGATCGTCGAAGAGAAAGACGCCAGCGAAGAGCAGCGTGCGATCACCGAAGTCAACATGAGCACGTACTTATTTGACGGCCCAGCACTACTGAAAGCGCTGGACCAACTTCAAAACAACAATGCCCAAGGTGAGTTCTACCTCACCGACACCGTCGCCTTGCTCCGCCAAGCCGGGCATACGGTCGAAGCCCTTCCGGTGCTTCAGGAATGCGAATCCTTGAGCATTAACAACCGTAGTGAGCTACAGCTTGTCGACACGACCATGCGAGCGATGGGGTACTCGTCCAATGCGTGA
- a CDS encoding ribose-phosphate diphosphokinase: MRELKIFSGRSNPDLATEICDHLHLAPAAITLGKFPDGENFCKLDEDVRGRDVFLIQPTCPPVNDSLMELLIMIDCCKRASAARITPVIPYFGYARQDRKDEGRVPITAKLVANLITRAGADRVLTMDLHAAQVQGFFDVPVDHLYAAPVLNDYFLQQNLFGDDIVVVSPDEGSIKRASGHAKRLGGTLAILHKRRTSALEVQQTTVIGGPVEGKRVLMFDDMISTAGSICGAARLVREHGASEIHIAATHGIFCGPAIERIQNAPIDSIAITNTLPLPAEKQLPITRQLSVAPLLATAIKRIHHDQSISELFRTK, from the coding sequence ATGCGTGAACTAAAAATCTTTAGCGGTCGCTCAAACCCCGACCTTGCGACCGAAATCTGTGACCACCTGCACCTAGCGCCTGCCGCGATCACGCTTGGGAAATTCCCTGACGGAGAGAATTTCTGCAAGCTGGACGAAGACGTCCGCGGACGTGATGTGTTTTTGATCCAGCCGACTTGCCCACCGGTCAACGACAGTTTGATGGAACTGTTGATCATGATCGACTGCTGCAAACGAGCCAGTGCAGCGCGAATCACTCCGGTCATCCCGTACTTCGGATATGCGCGACAAGACCGCAAAGACGAGGGGCGCGTTCCGATCACGGCGAAACTGGTCGCCAACCTGATCACCCGAGCTGGCGCCGACCGCGTTCTGACGATGGACCTGCATGCAGCTCAGGTCCAGGGCTTCTTTGATGTCCCTGTCGACCACTTGTACGCAGCTCCTGTCCTGAACGATTACTTCCTCCAGCAGAACTTATTCGGAGATGACATCGTTGTCGTCAGCCCGGACGAGGGAAGTATCAAACGAGCAAGCGGGCACGCCAAACGGCTGGGAGGAACATTGGCAATCCTCCACAAACGCCGCACCAGTGCTCTGGAAGTCCAACAGACGACCGTCATCGGCGGTCCCGTCGAAGGCAAACGTGTCCTCATGTTCGACGACATGATCAGCACCGCAGGCAGCATCTGCGGTGCGGCTCGACTGGTCCGCGAACATGGAGCATCCGAGATCCACATCGCGGCGACGCATGGGATTTTCTGTGGTCCCGCAATCGAGCGGATTCAAAATGCTCCGATCGATTCGATCGCGATCACCAACACGCTGCCATTGCCAGCAGAAAAGCAACTGCCCATCACGCGTCAGCTGTCGGTCGCTCCACTACTAGCAACCGCGATCAAGCGAATCCATCACGATCAATCGATCAGCGAACTGTTTCGCACCAAGTAG
- a CDS encoding glutamine--tRNA ligase/YqeY domain fusion protein: MSAAPSDPADRSDETPAAERLNFIEVAIQKDLESGRFSGVQTRFPPEPNGYLHIGHAKSICLNFSLAKKYNGACNLRFDDTNPSKEETEYVDSIKDDIRWLGFNWDNLHFASDYFDQLYEWAVQLIRSGDAYVCDLDSEQTRLYRGTVTEPGKNSPTRDRSVEENLDLFARMKAGEFPEGSHTLRAKIDMASPNLNLRDPVMYRIMKAHHHRTGDTWKIYPMYDWAHGESDSLEKITFSICTLEFENHRPLYDWFCKKLEIHHPRQIEFARLNMTYTVMSKRKLLDLVTAKHVSGWDDPRLPTIVGLRRRGYTPESIRDFCEDIGVAKFNSTIDVVKLENAVRTHLNKVAERRMAVLDPVKLTLTNWPEGKVEMMEAVNNPEDPAAGTRQVPFSGTLYIEREDFREEAPRKYFRLKKGGAVRLRYACIIDCHDVVKDEAGNVVEILCTYDEDTLSGAGKSDRKCKGTIHWVSAEHAAEVPLRLYDRLFSDEKPESVKDGGSYLDSLNPDSLQETTAMVEPALLDAEVGDRVQFERTGYFCVDPDSVPGKPVFNRTVGLRDSWGKMEAKGKVN; encoded by the coding sequence ATGTCCGCCGCCCCTTCAGATCCTGCCGACCGTTCCGATGAGACACCTGCCGCAGAACGGCTTAATTTTATCGAAGTCGCGATCCAAAAAGACCTGGAATCGGGCCGTTTTAGTGGAGTCCAGACACGCTTCCCGCCTGAGCCCAATGGCTACCTGCACATCGGGCATGCCAAAAGTATTTGCCTGAATTTTTCGCTGGCCAAAAAGTACAACGGTGCCTGCAATCTGCGGTTCGATGACACCAATCCAAGCAAGGAAGAGACCGAGTACGTCGATTCGATCAAAGACGATATTCGCTGGTTAGGGTTTAACTGGGACAACCTCCATTTCGCCAGCGACTATTTCGACCAGCTGTACGAATGGGCGGTGCAGCTGATTCGATCGGGCGATGCCTACGTTTGCGACCTGGATAGTGAACAGACTCGGCTGTACCGAGGGACCGTCACCGAACCAGGGAAGAACAGCCCGACTCGAGACCGCTCGGTGGAAGAGAACCTCGATCTGTTTGCGCGAATGAAAGCGGGCGAATTCCCCGAGGGCAGCCATACGCTGCGAGCCAAAATTGATATGGCTTCGCCCAATCTGAATTTGCGTGATCCGGTGATGTACCGGATCATGAAGGCCCATCATCATCGAACGGGCGATACCTGGAAGATTTACCCGATGTACGATTGGGCACACGGCGAAAGTGACTCGCTGGAAAAGATCACGTTTTCGATCTGCACTTTGGAGTTCGAGAACCACCGACCGTTGTATGACTGGTTCTGCAAAAAACTAGAAATCCATCACCCCCGCCAGATTGAATTTGCGCGGCTGAATATGACGTATACGGTGATGAGCAAACGCAAGTTGTTGGATTTGGTGACGGCCAAGCACGTCAGCGGCTGGGATGATCCGCGGCTGCCCACGATCGTCGGGCTTCGCCGCCGCGGTTACACGCCCGAATCGATTCGCGATTTTTGTGAAGACATCGGTGTTGCCAAATTTAATAGCACGATCGATGTGGTCAAGTTGGAGAACGCGGTTCGCACCCACCTGAATAAAGTTGCGGAGCGCCGAATGGCGGTCCTTGATCCGGTCAAGCTGACGCTGACCAACTGGCCTGAAGGCAAAGTTGAAATGATGGAAGCGGTCAACAATCCCGAAGACCCAGCAGCGGGGACTCGGCAGGTTCCGTTTAGTGGGACCCTTTACATCGAACGCGAAGATTTCCGCGAAGAAGCGCCTCGCAAATACTTCCGTTTAAAGAAAGGGGGCGCCGTCCGGTTGCGGTATGCGTGCATCATCGATTGTCACGATGTCGTAAAGGACGAAGCTGGCAATGTTGTCGAAATCCTTTGCACCTACGATGAAGATACTCTCAGTGGTGCAGGGAAATCGGATCGTAAATGCAAAGGGACGATCCACTGGGTCAGTGCCGAACATGCAGCCGAAGTTCCGCTCCGGTTGTACGATCGATTGTTCAGTGACGAAAAACCGGAATCGGTCAAAGATGGCGGTTCTTACCTCGATAGTTTGAATCCGGATTCATTGCAGGAAACGACCGCAATGGTCGAGCCCGCATTGTTGGACGCCGAAGTCGGTGACCGAGTCCAGTTCGAACGAACCGGATACTTCTGCGTCGATCCAGACAGCGTTCCCGGCAAGCCAGTATTCAATCGGACAGTAGGTCTGCGAGACAGCTGGGGCAAGATGGAAGCCAAAGGCAAAGTGAACTAG
- the hemC gene encoding hydroxymethylbilane synthase — MHDSAPIRLATRRSPLALWQANWVADQLLQQGHRTELVLLTSRGDTDQAPIDGTRGVGFFTKRIQQALVEGEADVAVHSLKDLPTDPDERFALAAIPPRAAVGDCLISGSDHTLADLPNGSVIGTGSRRRAAQLLHMRSDLQVRPIRGNVQSRLEKLASGEFDAIILAEAGLSRLEMTQHVTERLTLEQMLPAPGQGALGIETRADNPIVTSVLASLDDRETRACVTAERTLLSHLSGGCLAPIAALATVAGDQLTLRALVLSTDGKTRLEHSAIGAIDQPNELAVEVGNQLLSQGAEPLIKEAR, encoded by the coding sequence ATGCACGACTCCGCTCCAATTCGCTTAGCCACACGCCGCAGTCCTTTGGCGCTTTGGCAAGCCAACTGGGTTGCTGATCAACTCCTTCAACAAGGTCACCGTACCGAACTGGTCCTCTTAACCAGCCGAGGAGACACCGACCAAGCTCCGATCGACGGGACGCGTGGTGTCGGATTTTTCACCAAACGGATCCAGCAAGCGTTGGTCGAAGGCGAAGCGGACGTGGCGGTCCACAGCCTTAAAGACCTGCCGACGGATCCCGACGAACGGTTCGCCCTTGCGGCGATTCCACCACGAGCCGCTGTCGGGGATTGCTTAATCAGCGGCAGCGATCACACGCTTGCGGACCTGCCGAACGGTTCGGTGATCGGAACGGGCAGCCGCCGCCGAGCCGCCCAGTTGCTTCACATGCGCAGCGACCTTCAAGTCAGACCGATCCGCGGCAACGTTCAATCCCGTCTTGAAAAACTTGCCTCAGGCGAATTCGATGCGATCATCCTTGCCGAGGCGGGGCTGTCGCGTTTAGAAATGACGCAGCATGTCACCGAACGATTGACCTTAGAACAAATGCTTCCCGCCCCAGGACAGGGAGCCCTTGGAATCGAAACGCGGGCCGACAACCCTATCGTCACCTCGGTGTTAGCGTCGCTGGATGACCGGGAAACCCGAGCTTGCGTGACGGCCGAGCGGACTCTATTAAGCCACCTGAGCGGAGGTTGCTTAGCGCCGATTGCGGCGTTGGCGACGGTCGCCGGAGACCAGTTAACCCTCCGCGCGTTGGTCCTTTCCACGGACGGTAAAACGCGTCTGGAGCATTCGGCCATAGGTGCCATCGATCAGCCAAACGAACTGGCTGTCGAAGTTGGCAACCAACTACTCTCGCAAGGGGCCGAACCACTAATCAAAGAGGCGAGGTAA
- a CDS encoding outer membrane protein assembly factor BamB family protein, producing the protein MPRHFFFVTLASLTFFGAETTSAADWLQWRGPTSDNHAAPDADPPVQWDLARGDGVLWNTPIQGAGHSSPTVVGESIFLTTADLERDEQLLLEFDRTSGELTQSIVVHDKGLPARIHPRNSYASPTVASDGEQIYVVFHNSDAIYVTVYDLSLRKKWQKKVANFKPQAFQFGYGASPILFKDRLIIAAEYDGPDSGIYAFQKKTGQGLWKIDRPANLSFSSPIVAMIAGKDQLLISGADKIESYNPINGKLFWSADSSTEATCGTIVWDDRMVFASGGNPKSGTWAVLADGSGKQIWENRVMSYEQSMLADNGSLYAVSDAGVGYCWRTKDGKEQWKTRLTGGFTSSPMLADGRIYAASEDGEVFVFKATPNRFELLSKNQMGDEIFASPVAVDNQLFIRYAVINDKGRQEYLAAVENQ; encoded by the coding sequence ATGCCTCGCCATTTTTTCTTCGTGACACTTGCGTCTCTGACTTTCTTTGGGGCGGAGACAACTTCTGCAGCCGACTGGCTGCAGTGGCGAGGGCCGACTTCCGACAACCATGCCGCCCCCGACGCCGATCCGCCAGTGCAGTGGGATCTTGCCCGCGGCGATGGCGTCCTTTGGAATACACCCATCCAAGGTGCCGGACACAGTTCACCGACGGTCGTCGGCGAATCGATCTTTCTGACGACCGCCGACCTGGAACGCGACGAGCAGCTGTTACTGGAATTCGACCGAACGAGCGGGGAGCTGACCCAGTCGATCGTCGTGCACGACAAAGGGCTTCCGGCTCGGATTCATCCGCGTAACTCTTACGCCAGCCCTACGGTCGCCTCCGACGGAGAGCAGATCTACGTCGTGTTCCATAATTCGGACGCGATTTATGTCACGGTGTACGACCTTTCCTTAAGAAAGAAATGGCAGAAGAAGGTCGCCAACTTTAAACCGCAAGCGTTTCAGTTTGGATATGGTGCCAGCCCCATCCTGTTTAAAGACCGACTGATTATCGCCGCAGAATACGATGGGCCCGACAGCGGCATCTATGCCTTTCAGAAAAAGACAGGGCAGGGGCTTTGGAAAATCGACCGCCCGGCGAACCTGTCTTTCTCGTCCCCGATCGTCGCCATGATCGCCGGCAAGGATCAACTGCTGATTTCCGGCGCCGACAAGATCGAATCTTATAACCCGATCAACGGCAAACTATTTTGGTCCGCTGACTCGTCGACCGAAGCGACTTGCGGCACCATCGTCTGGGATGACCGTATGGTATTTGCTTCCGGCGGGAACCCAAAATCAGGGACCTGGGCCGTATTGGCCGACGGATCGGGAAAGCAGATTTGGGAAAACCGAGTGATGAGTTACGAGCAATCGATGCTGGCCGACAACGGTTCGTTGTACGCGGTCTCGGACGCAGGCGTCGGCTACTGCTGGCGAACCAAAGACGGAAAAGAGCAATGGAAGACAAGGCTTACCGGAGGCTTCACGTCTTCTCCCATGCTGGCCGACGGGCGGATCTATGCAGCCAGCGAAGACGGCGAAGTCTTCGTTTTCAAGGCGACCCCCAATCGATTTGAACTACTGAGCAAAAACCAAATGGGAGACGAAATATTCGCCTCGCCAGTCGCCGTCGATAACCAATTGTTCATTCGCTACGCCGTCATAAACGACAAAGGCCGACAGGAATATTTAGCCGCGGTGGAGAATCAATAG
- the thpR gene encoding RNA 2',3'-cyclic phosphodiesterase, whose protein sequence is MKDIRTFIAIPMEPKVQSEARSLVRALEAEGDGVRWVPLDDLHLTLKFLGEVDNTRIHGVCQVVRNCCLETPATELHLTGVGGFPNAERPRIVWAGIADGGPILAALVEKLEIEFAKLGFKREPRDWQPHLTLGRTRRGGRKPAQLQQRIADNADRELGHMIANKVCVYASFLDKHGPTYQVMDTIHLE, encoded by the coding sequence ATGAAAGATATCCGCACCTTTATCGCGATCCCGATGGAACCCAAAGTCCAGTCGGAAGCACGCAGTCTTGTCCGAGCTCTCGAAGCCGAGGGAGACGGCGTGCGCTGGGTCCCATTGGACGATCTGCATTTGACCCTGAAATTCCTCGGGGAGGTCGATAATACGCGGATCCACGGTGTCTGTCAGGTAGTGCGTAATTGTTGTCTGGAAACCCCGGCAACGGAACTGCACTTAACAGGAGTGGGCGGATTTCCAAACGCGGAGCGGCCCCGAATTGTATGGGCCGGGATCGCTGACGGCGGCCCAATTCTGGCCGCATTGGTCGAAAAACTAGAAATTGAATTCGCCAAACTGGGATTCAAACGCGAGCCCCGCGATTGGCAGCCGCATCTGACGCTCGGTAGAACTCGCCGCGGAGGCCGAAAACCGGCTCAGCTGCAGCAAAGGATCGCCGATAATGCCGACCGTGAATTAGGGCACATGATCGCTAACAAGGTTTGTGTCTATGCCAGTTTCCTCGACAAACATGGTCCTACCTACCAGGTGATGGATACCATTCACCTGGAATAG